In a genomic window of Gossypium arboreum isolate Shixiya-1 chromosome 7, ASM2569848v2, whole genome shotgun sequence:
- the LOC108471668 gene encoding probable magnesium transporter NIPA9, protein MWESICLTLAATAGNNIGKVLQKKGTGILPPLSFKFKVIRAYAVNKSWLIGFLIDISGALLMLRALSLAPVSVIQPVSGCGLAILSIFSHFYLQEVMNVIDWLGITLAGIGTIGVGAGGEEQVASSVSILQLPWLAFFVVILFVLLNGWLRICKRQRREQELMEYEVVEEIIYGLESGILFGMASVISKIGFVFVQQGFSKMLIPLCVSISICCSGTGFYYQTRGLKQGRAIVISTCAAVASIVTGVLAGMLALGERLPSAPVARLSLLLGWLFIMMGVILLVSSTRLMRHLPWPLQNLIPSGADRNFSLRKTGSHRVKDPSPAAVIPATTLHHLLPTPAKEKA, encoded by the exons atgtgGGAATCGATCTGTTTAACATTGGCCGCTACCGCTGGTAATAACATAGGCAAAGTTCTACAAAAGAAGGGCACCGGTATTCTCCCTCCTCTCTCCTTCAAGTTCAAG GTGATAAGAGCATATGCTGTTAATAAATCATGGCTGATTGGGTTTCTGATCGATATATCCGGTGCCTTGTTGATGCTGAGAGCTTTATCGTTGGCTCCG GTATCTGTCATTCAACCAGTTTCTGGATGTGGACTTGCCATTCTTTCAATCTTTTCACACTTCTATCTACAAGAAGTCATGAATGTTATTGACTGGTTGGGGATTACATTAGCTGGCATTGGCACCATAG GAGTTGGTGCTGGTGGAGAGGAGCAAGTGGCTTCTTCAGTATCTATTTTACAGTTACCATGGTTGGCATTCTTTGTCGTAATCTTGTTT GTACTCCTGAATGGGTGGCTTCGCATCTGCAAGCGTCAGCGGAGAGAGCAAGAACTG ATGGAGTATGAGGTTGTTGAAGAGATCATATATGGCTTGGAATCAGGAATTTTGTTTGG AATGGCATCGGTGATATCAAAGATAGGATTTGTCTTCGTGCAGCAGGGCTTTTCCAAAATGTTGATTCCTCTATGTGTCTCAATCAGTATATGTTGTAGTGGTACTGGATTTTACTACCAG ACTCGCGGCCTGAAGCAAGGTAGAGCAATTGTGATATCCACATGTGCTGCTGTGGCATCAATTGTGACTGGTGTACTGGCTGGTATGCTCGCATTGGGTGAGCGGTTACCTTCAGCACCAGTTGCTCGTCTTTCTCTTCTGCTTGGATG GTTATTTATCATGATGGGTGTGATCTTGCTTGTGAGCTCGACGAGACTGATGCGGCACCTTCCATGGCCATTGCAGAACTTAATACCAAGTGGAGCAGACCGGAATTTCAGTCTGAGGAAAACGGGGTCTCATCGAGTCAAGGATCCTAGCCCAGCTGCTGTTATCCCAGCAACAACATTGCACCATCTGTTACCAACACCGGCTAAGGAGAAGGCATAA